Proteins encoded in a region of the Raphanus sativus cultivar WK10039 chromosome 8, ASM80110v3, whole genome shotgun sequence genome:
- the LOC108822854 gene encoding uncharacterized protein LOC108822854, which yields MQRPEGPRIDLAALKGHIVKKIGVERSRRYFYYLGRFLSQKLTKSEFDKSCLRLLGRENLPLHNKLIHSILKNASLAKSPPPPPPHKSLVLGKEDGPNRNDHVWSNGVLPKVRSGMCVGTIRDRPSPLGPNGKVESSMHHKPGRYSDERVPLAPVSIDDEAQDERGRLVLSKGPVTAPLGVSFCAGGARRTVPVSTRADFTSCYDSGGLSDAEMLRKRMENIAVAQGLGGVSGECSSMLSNVLDVYLKKLIKSCVDLSGARSRQSREGILNGVWPSNSLQIQTSNRPSDMTQEQHQVSLLDFRVAVELNPAQLGEDWPLLRERMLLRSFEERDGV from the coding sequence aTGCAACGTCCTGAAGGTCCCAGGATTGATCTGGCCGCGCTGAAAGGGCATATTGTGAAGAAGATTGGGGTTGAAAGATCCAGAAGGTACTTTTACTACTTGGGTAGGTTTCTGAGTCAGAAGCTTACTAAGAGCGAGTTTGATAAGTCATGTCTCCGTCTTTTGGGGAGGGAGAATCTTCCTCTGCACAACAAGTTGATTCACTCCATCTTGAAGAATGCATCTCTCGCTAAatccccaccaccaccaccaccacacaaATCTTTGGTGCTTGGGAAAGAGGATGGACCTAATAGGAATGATCATGTTTGGTCAAATGGGGTGTTACCTAAGGTTCGGTCTGGAATGTGTGTGGGGACAATCAGAGATAGGCCTAGTCCACTTGGTCCAAACGGAAAGGTTGAAAGTTCTATGCATCATAAACCAGGTCGGTATTCTGATGAAAGAGTCCCATTAGCTCCAGTTAGCATAGATGATGAAGCTCAAGATGAACGAGGCAGATTGGTTCTTTCAAAGGGTCCTGTAACGGCACCTCTAGGGGTTTCATTTTGCGCCGGTGGGGCCCGCAGAACAGTTCCAGTTTCGACCAGGGCTGACTTCACTAGCTGCTACGACAGTGGTGGACTATCAGACGCAGAGATGCTGAGAAAGCGGATGGAGAATATAGCAGTAGCACAGGGTCTTGGAGGGGTTTCAGGGGAGTGTTCTAGTATGTTAAGCAACGTGTTGGACGTGTACCTGAAGAAACTGATCAAATCATGCGTTGATCTGTCTGGAGCTCGGTCACGACAGAGCCGAGAGGGGATCTTGAATGGAGTGTGGCCGAGTAATAGTTTGCAGATACAAACTAGCAACCGACCTTCTGACATGACGCAAGAACAGCATCAGGTGTCTTTGCTTGATTTTAGAGTTGCGGTGGAGCTAAATCCAGCTCAACTTGGCGAAGACTGGCCATTGCTTCGGGAGAGAATGCTATTGCGTTCGTTTGAGGAACGAGATGGGGTGTGA
- the LOC108819484 gene encoding uncharacterized protein LOC108819484 gives MMKKLVKKVGAETLTPELKEKLKACVPDSKVVMGRAKRGLYAGRHIQYGNRVSEDGGNKSRRCWKPNVQEKRLFSYIFDRHIKVKVTTHALRCIDKAGGIDEYLLKTPYQKMDTEMGLFWKTKVEQRYAELGQMEVAFFNPEDEAKFEQGFKDLNIAKKDARREARKEARRKMYGDKGGEEKGEGESSLEAGASESHQDDHGWLEANA, from the exons atgatgaagaagctggtgaagaagGTCGGAGCGGAGACTCTGACGCCGGAGCTGAAAGAGAAGCTAAAGGCTTGTGTTCCGGATTCCAAAGTCGTGATGGGAAGAGCCAAACGCGGTCTCTACGCTGGACGCCATATCCAGTACGGTAACCGCGTCAGTGAAGACGGTGGCAACAA GTCAAGAAGATGTTGGAAACCGAACGTCCAGGAGAAGCGACTGTTCAGCTACATATTCGACCGCCACATTAAAGTCAAAGTCACGACACACGCTCTCCGCTGCATCGACAAAGCAGGAGGGATAGACGAGTACTTGCTGAAAACGCCGTACCAGAAGATGGACACGGAGATGGGTCTTTTCTGGAAAACCAAAGTGGAGCAAAGATACGCAGAGCTAGGCCAGATGGAAGTTGCCTTCTTCAATCCGGAGGATGAAGCCAAGTTCGAACAAGGGTTCAAAGACTTGAATATAGCTAAGAAGGATGCTCGTAGGGAGGCTCGTAAGGAAGCTAGAAGAAAGATGTATGGAGATAAAGGTGGAGAAGAGAAGGGTGAGGGAGAAAGTTCTCTTGAAGCTGGAGCGTCAGAATCACACCAAGATGATCATGGGTGGTTAGAAGCTAATGCTTAA